From the genome of Methylomonas sp. UP202, one region includes:
- the nhaD gene encoding sodium:proton antiporter NhaD: MNLTGHWAGYASLVLMLAAYIAAMFEETTQLRKSKPMLLAATLIWFLIVLAYRQLGQAPVAVAAFKSNLQSYIELLLFIMVSMTYLNAMEDMGLFKALKIWLVDKQLSYRQLFWITGGLVFLVSCVVNGLTAGLLMGAVVVAVGKDNPRFVNLACLNVVIATNAGGSFSPLGGISTLFVWQHGMLGFTEFFKLFLPCLVNFLVPALAMHFAVPAAKPAVASELLMMPRGAKRILFLFGVTIALAVGFDMSLKLPAAAGMMAGLSLLQFFYFYLQKSDNPAKPIPSDFSLFFGGGDLQQSAFEARRLDIFDKVGRLEWDTLLFFYGAMMGIGGLGFIGYLDAVSQVLYGQFSPTLANVMIGLCSAFVDNGTLMFAVLTMHPDIPQGQWLLLTLTLGVGGSLLAIGSAPGIGLLGQAKGQYTFASHMKWCPVILLAYFASIGVHFWINAATF, encoded by the coding sequence ATGAATTTGACCGGGCATTGGGCCGGCTACGCCAGCTTGGTATTGATGCTCGCCGCCTACATCGCCGCGATGTTCGAAGAAACCACCCAATTGCGCAAATCCAAGCCGATGTTGCTGGCAGCGACACTCATTTGGTTTCTGATCGTGCTGGCCTACCGGCAACTCGGCCAAGCGCCGGTCGCGGTTGCCGCCTTCAAGAGCAATTTGCAAAGCTACATCGAACTGCTGCTGTTCATCATGGTATCGATGACCTACCTGAACGCGATGGAGGATATGGGGCTATTCAAGGCCCTGAAAATTTGGCTGGTTGACAAGCAACTGAGCTACCGGCAGTTGTTCTGGATCACCGGCGGGCTGGTATTCTTGGTGTCTTGCGTCGTCAACGGTCTGACCGCCGGATTGCTGATGGGCGCGGTGGTCGTCGCGGTCGGCAAGGACAACCCGCGCTTCGTCAACCTAGCCTGTCTGAATGTGGTGATCGCAACCAATGCCGGCGGCTCTTTCAGTCCGTTGGGCGGAATTTCGACGCTATTCGTCTGGCAGCACGGCATGCTGGGTTTCACCGAATTCTTCAAACTGTTCCTGCCTTGTCTGGTCAACTTCTTAGTGCCGGCGCTGGCGATGCACTTCGCGGTACCCGCCGCCAAGCCGGCCGTGGCATCCGAGTTATTGATGATGCCGCGCGGCGCCAAACGGATTCTGTTTTTATTCGGCGTGACGATCGCATTGGCGGTGGGTTTCGATATGAGTCTGAAATTGCCGGCTGCGGCGGGCATGATGGCCGGACTGTCGCTGCTGCAATTCTTTTACTTCTACCTGCAAAAGTCGGACAACCCCGCCAAACCTATCCCATCGGATTTCTCGCTGTTCTTCGGCGGCGGCGATCTGCAACAATCCGCATTCGAAGCCCGCCGTCTGGATATATTCGACAAAGTCGGCCGCCTGGAATGGGATACCCTGTTGTTTTTTTACGGTGCGATGATGGGCATCGGCGGCTTGGGATTTATCGGCTACTTGGATGCCGTGTCGCAGGTACTGTATGGGCAATTCAGCCCGACGCTGGCCAATGTCATGATCGGACTTTGCTCGGCCTTCGTCGATAACGGTACTTTGATGTTCGCGGTACTGACGATGCATCCGGATATCCCGCAAGGCCAATGGTTGCTGCTGACCTTGACGCTGGGCGTCGGCGGCAGTTTGTTGGCGATAGGCTCGGCGCCGGGCATCGGCTTGTTGGGCCAAGCCAAAGGCCAATACACCTTCGCCAGTCACATGAAATGGTGTCCGGTGATTTTACTGGCTTACTTCGCCAGCATCGGCGTACATTTCTGGATCAACGCCGCTACCTTTTAG
- a CDS encoding laminin B domain-containing protein has product MTRSILVSMIAAAFYGAAAHATVVSNFETDSEGWEVVSFTDFSRNDYTEKGRYAVNHILGGGHPGNYIAATDPDNGDFTFSAPAAFLGNQTAAQALSYDLTYRDGAVNWQTTDLMLVGGGQRLLWRRDPAIVPNSGWTRVSVNFAPSSEWRVATTDGAFATIGDFSTVLSNLSGLYIHAEYTDGIVETAGLDNVRLGAVPLPGAAALFGFGLLGLNILSSRRRAAA; this is encoded by the coding sequence ATGACTCGATCCATACTGGTATCAATGATTGCCGCCGCGTTTTACGGCGCGGCGGCTCACGCGACAGTCGTCAGCAATTTCGAAACCGATAGCGAAGGCTGGGAAGTCGTCAGCTTTACCGACTTCAGTCGAAACGACTACACCGAGAAAGGCCGTTACGCCGTCAACCACATCCTGGGAGGCGGCCATCCCGGCAATTACATTGCCGCGACCGATCCCGACAACGGCGATTTTACGTTTTCGGCGCCGGCGGCGTTTCTGGGCAACCAGACCGCCGCTCAAGCACTTTCCTACGATTTAACCTACCGGGACGGCGCGGTCAACTGGCAAACCACCGACCTGATGCTGGTCGGCGGAGGCCAACGCCTGCTATGGCGCCGCGATCCCGCCATTGTCCCGAACAGCGGCTGGACGCGGGTTAGCGTCAATTTCGCACCGTCCTCCGAATGGCGAGTAGCGACTACCGACGGCGCATTCGCCACGATCGGCGACTTCAGCACCGTGTTGTCCAATTTGAGCGGCTTGTACATCCACGCCGAATACACCGACGGGATCGTCGAAACCGCCGGCCTCGATAACGTGCGCCTGGGCGCCGTTCCGTTGCCGGGAGCGGCGGCCTTATTCGGCTTCGGCCTGTTGGGGCTAAACATCCTCTCATCTCGCCGCCGCGCGGCCGCTTGA